Proteins encoded in a region of the Bradyrhizobium sp. CB3481 genome:
- the recQ gene encoding DNA helicase RecQ, producing MPAPAARNPASGTAPDALSVLNSVFGLPAFRGAQEQIIRHVTDGGNCLVLMPTGGGKSLCYQLPSLLREGCGIVVSPLIALMRDQVAGLIEAGVNAAVLNSTLSFDEASEVERRLLAGDLDLLYVAPERLLTPRCLNLLSQSNIALFAIDEAHCVSQWGHDFRPEYIGLSVLAERFPNVPRIALTATADEMTRKEIVTRLALDGAPSFISSFDRPNIRYEIIEKQNAPAQLKAFIGERHAGDAGIVYCLSRAKVEDIAQTLTDAGIPALPYHAGLDAGVRARNQDRFINEDGVVIVATIAFGMGIDKPDVRFVAHLDLPKSIEAYYQETGRAGRDGKPSSAWMAYGLTDIVQQRRMIDESTGSDGFKRVSIGKLDALVALAETAGCRRRRLLGYFGETVTSENCGNCDNCLSPPQLRDGKIAAQKLLSCAYRTGQRFGAMHLIDVLVGRLTEKVTQFGHDKLSVFGIGRDLNEKQWRAVIRQLVAMGHLRADSEAFNALKLTESSRGVLKGETEIMLREMPAGARIRASRAKSRRGDLAPRTETRPADAGLQAALRAWRSEIARQRGVPAYVILHDATLDGIAAARPSTLNELRNVPGIGDKKLEHYGEELLALVRSADA from the coding sequence ATGCCTGCCCCCGCAGCCCGCAACCCTGCCTCAGGCACTGCCCCCGACGCATTGTCCGTGCTCAATTCCGTATTCGGCCTGCCGGCGTTCCGCGGCGCGCAGGAGCAAATCATCCGGCACGTTACGGACGGCGGCAACTGCCTGGTCCTGATGCCGACCGGCGGCGGCAAGTCGCTGTGCTACCAGCTGCCGTCGTTGCTGCGCGAAGGCTGCGGCATCGTGGTGTCGCCGCTGATTGCCCTGATGCGCGACCAGGTCGCGGGGCTGATCGAGGCTGGTGTCAATGCGGCGGTGCTGAATTCGACGCTGTCCTTCGATGAGGCCTCGGAGGTCGAGCGGCGGCTGCTCGCCGGCGACCTCGATCTGCTCTATGTCGCGCCCGAGCGCCTGCTTACGCCGCGCTGCCTCAATCTGCTCAGCCAGAGCAACATCGCGCTGTTTGCGATCGACGAGGCGCATTGCGTGTCGCAATGGGGGCACGATTTCCGCCCCGAATATATCGGCCTGTCCGTGCTGGCCGAACGTTTCCCGAACGTGCCGCGCATCGCGCTCACCGCGACCGCCGACGAGATGACGCGCAAGGAGATCGTGACCCGGCTCGCCCTCGACGGCGCCCCGAGCTTCATCTCCAGCTTCGACCGCCCGAACATCCGCTACGAGATCATCGAGAAGCAGAACGCGCCCGCCCAGCTCAAGGCCTTCATCGGCGAGCGCCACGCCGGAGATGCCGGCATCGTCTATTGCCTGTCGCGCGCCAAGGTCGAGGACATCGCCCAAACGCTGACCGACGCCGGCATTCCGGCCCTGCCCTATCATGCCGGCCTTGATGCCGGCGTTCGCGCCCGCAACCAGGACCGATTCATCAACGAGGATGGCGTCGTGATCGTCGCCACCATCGCGTTCGGCATGGGCATCGACAAGCCGGACGTGCGATTCGTGGCGCATCTCGATCTGCCGAAGAGCATCGAAGCCTATTATCAGGAGACCGGCCGCGCCGGGCGCGACGGCAAGCCATCGAGCGCCTGGATGGCCTATGGCCTGACCGACATCGTGCAGCAGCGCCGCATGATCGATGAGTCCACCGGCTCGGATGGGTTCAAGCGCGTCTCGATCGGCAAGCTCGATGCGCTGGTCGCGCTGGCGGAAACCGCGGGCTGCCGGCGCCGCCGCCTGCTCGGCTATTTCGGGGAGACGGTGACATCGGAGAATTGCGGCAATTGCGACAACTGCCTGTCGCCGCCGCAGCTTCGCGACGGCAAGATCGCTGCGCAAAAGCTGCTATCTTGCGCCTACCGCACCGGCCAACGTTTCGGCGCCATGCACCTGATCGACGTGTTGGTCGGCCGCCTCACAGAGAAGGTCACGCAATTCGGGCACGACAAGCTGTCCGTGTTCGGCATCGGGCGTGACCTCAACGAGAAGCAATGGCGCGCCGTGATCCGGCAACTGGTCGCGATGGGCCATCTGCGTGCCGACAGCGAGGCCTTCAACGCGCTGAAATTGACGGAGAGTTCGCGCGGCGTCCTCAAGGGCGAGACCGAAATCATGTTGCGCGAGATGCCGGCCGGTGCGCGCATTCGCGCCAGCCGCGCCAAATCACGCCGCGGCGATCTGGCGCCGCGCACAGAGACGAGGCCCGCCGACGCCGGCCTGCAGGCCGCGCTGCGCGCCTGGCGATCGGAAATCGCGCGGCAACGCGGCGTGCCGGCCTATGTCATATTGCACGATGCCACCCTCGACGGCATCGCCGCCGCGCGGCCTTCGACGCTGAACGAGCTCCGCAATGTGCCAGGGATCGGCGACAAGAAGCTCGAGCATTACGGCGAGGAATTGCTCGCGCTGGTGCGCTCGGCCGACGCGTAG